From a single Pseudomonas cremoricolorata genomic region:
- the purU gene encoding formyltetrahydrofolate deformylase → MSRAPDTWILTADCPSMLGTVDVVTRLLFEQRCYVTEHHSFDDRLSGRFFIRVEFRQPDDFDEQAFRAAFAERSEPFGMAFELTAPNHRPKVVIMVSKADHCLNDLLYRQRIGQLGMDIVAVVSNHPDLEPLAQWHKIPYYHFPLDPKDKPGQERKVLQVIEDSGAELVVLARYMQVLSPELCRRLDGWAINIHHSLLPGFKGAKPYHQAYNKGVKMVGATAHYINNDLDEGPIIAQGVEVVDHTYYPDDLIAKGRDIECLTLARAVGYHLERRVFLNANRTVVL, encoded by the coding sequence ATGAGTCGGGCACCGGATACCTGGATTCTCACCGCCGATTGCCCGAGCATGCTCGGCACCGTCGATGTCGTGACACGGCTGCTGTTCGAGCAGCGCTGCTACGTCACCGAGCACCATTCCTTCGACGATCGGCTGTCGGGGCGCTTCTTCATCCGCGTCGAATTCCGCCAGCCGGACGACTTCGATGAACAGGCCTTCCGGGCAGCCTTCGCCGAACGCAGCGAGCCGTTCGGCATGGCCTTCGAGCTGACCGCGCCCAATCACCGCCCCAAGGTGGTGATCATGGTCTCCAAGGCCGACCACTGCCTGAATGACCTGCTCTACCGTCAGCGCATCGGCCAGTTGGGCATGGACATCGTCGCCGTGGTGTCCAACCACCCCGACCTCGAGCCACTGGCGCAGTGGCACAAGATTCCCTACTACCATTTCCCCCTCGATCCCAAGGACAAGCCTGGCCAGGAGCGCAAGGTGTTGCAGGTGATCGAGGACAGCGGCGCCGAGCTGGTGGTGCTGGCGCGCTACATGCAGGTGCTGTCGCCCGAGCTGTGCCGCCGCCTGGACGGCTGGGCGATCAACATCCACCACTCCCTGCTGCCCGGCTTCAAGGGCGCCAAGCCGTATCACCAGGCCTACAACAAGGGTGTGAAGATGGTCGGTGCCACCGCGCACTACATCAACAACGACCTCGACGAAGGCCCGATCATCGCCCAGGGCGTGGAAGTGGTGGACCACACCTACTACCCCGACGACCTGATCGCCAAGGGGCGCGATATCGAATGCCTGACCCTGGCCCGCGCCGTGGGTTACCACCTCGAGCGGCGGGTGTTTCTCAATGCCAATCGGACGGTGGTGCTCTGA
- a CDS encoding sarcosine oxidase subunit gamma: MSAINVFEQNPSGNARAESPLHHADLRSLVGKGRQNAGVTLREHKFLGHLTLRGDGHDEAFASAVQKALGLELPGALQLVSSGDTSLQWVGPDEWLLIVPGGQEVEVEQKLRDAAAGLHIQVVNVSGGQSLLELRGPNVRQVLMKSTSYDVHPNNFPVGKAVGTVFAKSQLVIRRTGEETWELVIRRSFSDYWWLWLQDASAEYGLAIEA; encoded by the coding sequence ATGAGCGCTATCAACGTCTTCGAGCAAAACCCCAGCGGCAACGCCCGGGCCGAGTCGCCGCTGCACCACGCCGACCTGCGTAGCCTGGTCGGCAAGGGCCGTCAGAACGCAGGCGTGACCCTGCGTGAGCACAAATTCCTCGGTCACCTGACCCTGCGTGGCGATGGCCACGACGAGGCCTTCGCCAGCGCCGTGCAGAAGGCCTTGGGCCTGGAGCTGCCTGGCGCGTTGCAGCTGGTTTCCAGCGGCGACACCTCGCTGCAGTGGGTCGGTCCCGATGAGTGGCTGCTGATCGTCCCTGGCGGTCAGGAAGTGGAAGTCGAGCAGAAACTGCGCGACGCCGCTGCCGGCCTGCACATTCAGGTGGTCAACGTCAGCGGCGGGCAGAGCCTGCTGGAACTGCGTGGCCCGAACGTGCGCCAGGTGCTGATGAAATCCACCAGCTACGACGTGCACCCGAACAATTTCCCGGTCGGCAAAGCGGTCGGTACGGTGTTCGCCAAGTCGCAACTGGTGATTCGTCGCACCGGCGAAGAGACCTGGGAACTGGTCATCCGTCGCAGTTTCTCGGACTACTGGTGGCTGTGGCTGCAGGACGCTTCGGCGGAGTATGGTCTGGCGATCGAAGCCTAG
- a CDS encoding sarcosine oxidase subunit alpha, whose protein sequence is MSQTYRLSSGGRVDRSKVLNFTFNGKSYQGYAGDSLAAALLANGVDIVGRSFKYSRPRGIIASGTEEPNAILQLGSTEATQIPNVRATQQPLYSGLVATSTNGWPNVNNDMMGILGKVGGSMMPPGFYYKTFMYPKSFWMTYEKYIRKAAGLGRSPLQNDPDSYDYMNQHCDVLVVGSGPAGLAAALAAGRSGARVILADEQEEFGGSLLDTRETLDGKPAADWVASVIAELQAMPEVTLLPRATVNGYHDHNFLTIHERLTDHLGDHAPLGQVRHRVHRVRAKRVVLATGAHERPLVYGNNDVPGNMLAGAISVYVRRYGVAPGRKLVLSTNNDHAYRAALDWHDAGLQVVAIADARHNPRGSLVEEARAKGIRILTSSAIIESRGTKHVTGARVAAIDTVAHKVTSPGEWLECDLIGTSGGYSPIVHLASHLGGRPVWRDDILGFVPGDAPQKRVCVGGINGVYALGDALADGFEGGVRAATEAGFQPTTGSLPKTVARKEEASVALFQVPHDKGTARAPKQFVDQQNDVTAAAIELATREGFESVEHVKRYTALGFGTDQGKLGNINGLAIAARSMGITIPQMGTTMFRPNYTPVAFGAVAGRHCGHIFEPVRFTALHSWHLKNNAEFEDVGQWKRPWYFPKPGEDLHTAVERECKAVRASVGLLDASTLGKIDIQGPDAREFLNRVYTNAWTKLDVGKARYGLMCKEDGMVFDDGVTACVADNHFIMTTTTGGAARVLQWLELYHQTEWPELKVYFTSVTDHWATMTLSGPNSRKLLAEVTDIDLDKDAFPFMTWKEGNVGGVPARVFRISFTGELSYEVNVQANYAMGVLEKIVEAGKKYNLTPYGTETMHVLRAEKGFIIVGQDTDGSMNPDDLNMSWCVGRNKPFSWIGLRGMNREDCLREDRKQLVGLKPVDPKKWLPEGAQLVNDPNQPIPMDMVGHVTSSYAFNSLGYSFAMGVVKGGLKRMGERVYSPQADGSVIEAEIVSSVFFDPKGEQQNV, encoded by the coding sequence ATGAGCCAGACCTATCGCCTCTCCAGCGGTGGCCGTGTCGACCGCAGCAAGGTGCTGAACTTCACCTTCAACGGGAAGAGCTACCAGGGCTATGCCGGCGACAGCCTGGCCGCAGCGCTGCTGGCCAACGGCGTCGACATCGTCGGCCGCAGCTTCAAGTACTCGCGTCCACGCGGCATCATCGCCTCGGGCACCGAAGAGCCGAACGCCATCCTGCAACTGGGCAGCACCGAAGCCACGCAGATCCCCAACGTGCGTGCCACCCAGCAGCCGCTGTACTCCGGCCTGGTCGCCACCAGCACCAACGGCTGGCCGAACGTCAACAACGACATGATGGGCATTCTCGGTAAAGTCGGCGGCAGCATGATGCCGCCGGGCTTCTACTACAAAACTTTCATGTACCCCAAATCCTTCTGGATGACGTACGAGAAGTACATCCGCAAGGCCGCGGGCCTGGGCCGTTCGCCGCTGCAGAACGACCCGGACAGCTACGACTACATGAACCAGCACTGCGACGTGCTGGTGGTCGGTTCCGGCCCGGCCGGCCTGGCCGCTGCCCTGGCCGCTGGCCGTAGCGGCGCTCGAGTGATTCTGGCCGACGAACAGGAAGAGTTCGGCGGCAGCCTGCTCGACACCCGCGAAACCCTTGACGGCAAGCCTGCCGCCGACTGGGTCGCCAGCGTCATCGCTGAGCTGCAAGCCATGCCGGAAGTGACCCTGTTGCCGCGCGCTACCGTCAACGGCTACCACGACCACAACTTCCTGACCATCCACGAGCGCCTCACCGACCACCTCGGTGACCACGCGCCGTTGGGTCAGGTGCGTCATCGTGTGCACCGTGTACGTGCTAAACGTGTAGTGCTGGCCACCGGCGCCCACGAGCGTCCGCTGGTGTACGGCAACAACGACGTGCCGGGCAACATGCTCGCCGGCGCCATTTCGGTCTACGTGCGCCGCTACGGCGTGGCACCTGGCCGCAAGTTGGTGCTGTCGACCAACAACGACCACGCCTACCGCGCGGCGCTGGACTGGCACGACGCCGGTCTGCAAGTGGTGGCCATCGCCGATGCCCGTCACAACCCGCGTGGCTCGCTGGTCGAAGAAGCGCGTGCCAAGGGCATTCGCATCCTCACCTCCAGCGCCATCATCGAATCGCGTGGCACCAAGCACGTGACCGGTGCTCGCGTGGCTGCCATCGACACCGTGGCGCACAAGGTCACCAGCCCGGGCGAATGGCTCGAGTGCGACCTGATCGGCACCTCCGGCGGCTACAGCCCGATCGTTCACCTGGCTTCGCACCTGGGCGGTCGTCCGGTCTGGCGTGACGACATCCTCGGCTTCGTACCGGGCGATGCACCGCAGAAACGTGTGTGTGTCGGTGGCATCAACGGCGTTTACGCCCTGGGCGATGCGCTGGCCGACGGGTTCGAGGGCGGCGTGCGCGCAGCCACCGAAGCCGGCTTCCAGCCCACCACCGGCAGCCTGCCGAAGACCGTGGCGCGCAAGGAAGAGGCCAGTGTGGCGCTGTTCCAGGTGCCGCACGACAAGGGCACTGCCCGTGCGCCGAAGCAGTTCGTCGACCAGCAGAACGACGTCACCGCTGCTGCCATCGAACTGGCGACCCGCGAAGGCTTCGAGTCGGTCGAGCACGTCAAGCGCTACACCGCGCTGGGCTTCGGTACCGACCAAGGCAAACTGGGTAACATCAACGGCCTGGCCATCGCTGCACGCTCGATGGGTATCACCATCCCGCAGATGGGCACCACGATGTTCCGCCCCAACTACACCCCCGTGGCCTTCGGCGCTGTCGCCGGTCGTCACTGTGGCCATATCTTCGAGCCCGTGCGCTTCACCGCGCTGCACAGCTGGCACCTGAAGAACAACGCCGAGTTCGAAGATGTCGGCCAGTGGAAGCGTCCGTGGTACTTCCCCAAGCCCGGCGAAGACCTGCACACCGCCGTCGAGCGTGAGTGCAAGGCCGTGCGCGCAAGCGTCGGTCTGCTGGATGCTTCGACCCTGGGCAAGATCGACATCCAGGGCCCGGATGCCCGCGAGTTCCTCAACCGCGTGTACACCAACGCCTGGACCAAGCTCGATGTGGGTAAGGCCCGTTACGGCCTGATGTGCAAGGAAGACGGCATGGTCTTCGACGACGGCGTCACCGCCTGCGTCGCCGACAACCACTTCATCATGACCACCACCACCGGCGGCGCGGCTCGCGTACTGCAATGGCTGGAGCTGTACCACCAGACCGAATGGCCGGAGCTGAAGGTGTACTTCACCTCGGTCACCGACCACTGGGCGACCATGACGCTGTCGGGCCCCAACAGCCGCAAGCTGCTGGCCGAAGTCACCGACATCGACCTGGACAAGGACGCCTTCCCGTTCATGACCTGGAAGGAAGGCAACGTTGGCGGTGTGCCGGCCCGTGTGTTCCGGATTTCGTTCACCGGTGAGCTGTCGTACGAAGTCAACGTGCAGGCCAACTACGCCATGGGCGTGCTGGAAAAAATCGTCGAGGCGGGCAAGAAGTACAACCTGACCCCATACGGCACCGAGACCATGCACGTGCTGCGCGCCGAGAAGGGCTTCATCATCGTCGGTCAGGACACCGACGGTTCGATGAACCCGGACGACCTGAACATGAGCTGGTGCGTCGGCCGCAACAAGCCGTTCTCGTGGATCGGCCTGCGTGGCATGAATCGCGAAGACTGCCTGCGCGAAGACCGCAAGCAACTGGTGGGCCTCAAGCCGGTCGATCCGAAGAAGTGGCTGCCCGAAGGCGCCCAGTTGGTCAACGACCCGAACCAGCCGATTCCGATGGACATGGTCGGTCACGTCACCTCCAGCTACGCCTTCAACTCCCTGGGCTATTCGTTCGCCATGGGTGTGGTCAAGGGCGGTCTGAAGCGCATGGGCGAGCGGGTCTACTCGCCGCAAGCCGATGGCAGCGTGATCGAGGCAGAAATCGTGTCTTCGGTGTTCTTCGATCCGAAGGGTGAACAGCAGAACGTCTGA
- a CDS encoding sarcosine oxidase subunit delta, with protein MLHIFCPHCGELRSEEEFHASGQAHIARPLDPNSCTDEEWGTYMFFRDNLRGIHHELWDHVAGCRQYFNVTRNTETYEILETYKIGEQPKVTARENTPATSAAVNERGENV; from the coding sequence ATGTTGCATATTTTCTGTCCCCATTGCGGCGAGCTGCGCTCCGAAGAAGAGTTCCACGCTTCCGGCCAGGCGCACATCGCCCGTCCTCTGGACCCAAATTCGTGCACCGACGAGGAGTGGGGCACCTACATGTTCTTCCGCGACAACCTGCGCGGTATTCACCATGAACTGTGGGACCACGTTGCCGGCTGCCGCCAGTACTTCAACGTCACCCGTAACACCGAGACCTACGAGATCCTCGAAACCTACAAGATCGGCGAGCAGCCGAAGGTGACGGCTCGTGAAAACACACCCGCGACATCGGCGGCCGTCAACGAACGGGGAGAAAACGTATGA
- a CDS encoding sarcosine oxidase subunit beta family protein, whose product MKRYSGFGLFKHSLSHHENWQRMWRTPTPKKVYDVVIVGGGGHGLATAYYLAKEHGITNVAVIEKGYLGGGNTARNTTIVRSNYLWDESAKLYEHAMKLWEGLSQDINYNVMFSQRGVYNLCHTLQDIRDSERRVNANRLNGVDGELLNTEQVAAEIPYLDCSKNTRYPILGATIQRRGGVARHDAVAWGYARAADALGVDLIQQTEVIGFRKENGAVIGVETNKGFIGAKRVGVVTAGNSGHMARLAGFRLPLESHPLQALVSEPIKPIIDSVIMSNAVHGYISQSDKGDLVIGAGIDGWVGYGQRGSYPIIEHTMQAIVEMFPILSRVRMNRQWGGIVDTCPDACPIISKTPVKNLFFNCGWGTGGFKATPGSGNVFAASLAKGEMHPLAAPFSIDRFYNGALIDEHGAAAVAH is encoded by the coding sequence ATGAAACGCTATTCAGGCTTCGGCCTCTTCAAACACTCCCTCAGCCACCACGAAAACTGGCAGCGCATGTGGCGCACGCCGACCCCTAAAAAGGTCTACGACGTGGTCATCGTTGGTGGTGGCGGGCATGGTCTGGCGACCGCCTACTACCTGGCCAAGGAACACGGCATCACCAACGTGGCGGTGATCGAGAAGGGTTACCTGGGCGGCGGCAACACCGCCCGTAACACCACCATCGTGCGTTCCAACTACCTGTGGGACGAATCGGCCAAGCTCTACGAGCACGCCATGAAGCTGTGGGAAGGGCTGTCCCAGGACATCAACTACAACGTGATGTTCTCCCAGCGTGGCGTGTACAACCTGTGCCACACCCTGCAGGACATCCGTGATTCCGAGCGCCGCGTCAACGCCAACCGCCTCAATGGCGTCGATGGCGAGCTGCTCAACACCGAACAGGTCGCGGCCGAGATTCCGTACCTGGACTGCTCGAAGAACACCCGCTACCCGATCCTCGGCGCGACCATCCAGCGCCGTGGCGGCGTGGCCCGTCACGATGCCGTGGCCTGGGGCTATGCCCGTGCCGCCGACGCCCTGGGCGTCGACCTGATCCAGCAGACCGAAGTGATCGGTTTCCGCAAGGAAAACGGCGCGGTGATCGGCGTGGAAACCAACAAGGGCTTCATCGGCGCCAAGCGCGTCGGCGTGGTCACGGCCGGTAACTCCGGGCACATGGCGCGCCTGGCCGGCTTCCGTCTGCCACTCGAATCGCACCCGCTGCAAGCGCTGGTTTCCGAGCCGATCAAGCCGATCATCGACAGCGTGATCATGTCCAACGCCGTACACGGCTACATCAGCCAGTCCGACAAGGGCGACCTGGTTATCGGCGCCGGTATCGATGGCTGGGTCGGTTACGGTCAACGCGGTTCGTACCCGATCATCGAGCACACCATGCAGGCGATCGTCGAGATGTTCCCGATTCTGTCGCGGGTGCGCATGAACCGTCAGTGGGGCGGCATCGTCGACACCTGCCCGGACGCGTGCCCGATCATCTCCAAGACCCCGGTCAAGAACCTGTTCTTCAACTGCGGCTGGGGCACCGGCGGCTTCAAGGCGACCCCGGGTTCGGGCAACGTCTTCGCCGCCAGCCTTGCCAAAGGCGAGATGCACCCACTGGCCGCACCGTTCTCCATCGACCGTTTCTACAACGGTGCGCTGATCGACGAACACGGCGCCGCAGCCGTCGCCCACTAA
- a CDS encoding serine hydroxymethyltransferase, producing the protein MFSKQDQIQGYDDALLAAMNAEEQRQEDHIELIASENYTSKRVMQAQGSGLTNKYAEGYPGKRYYGGCEHVDKVEALAIERAKQLFGADYANVQPHSGSSANSAVYLALLQAGDTILGMSLAHGGHLTHGAKVSSSGKLYNAVQYGIDTNTGLIDYDEVERLAVEHKPKMIVAGFSAYSKTLDFPRFRAIADKVGALLFVDMAHVAGLVAAGLYPNPIPFADVVTTTTHKTLRGPRGGLILAKANEEIEKKLNAAVFPGAQGGPLMHVIAGKAVCFKEALEPGFKAYQQQVIDNAQAMAQVFIDRGYDVVSGGTDNHLFLVSLIRQGLTGKDADAALGRAHITVNKNAVPNDPQSPFVTSGLRIGTPAVTTRGFKVAQCKELAGWICDILDHLGDADIEADVAKRVSALCADYPVYR; encoded by the coding sequence ATGTTCAGCAAGCAAGACCAGATCCAAGGTTATGACGACGCACTGCTGGCGGCGATGAATGCCGAGGAACAGCGTCAGGAAGATCACATCGAACTGATCGCCTCGGAAAACTACACCAGCAAGCGCGTGATGCAGGCCCAAGGCAGCGGCCTGACCAACAAGTACGCCGAAGGCTATCCAGGCAAGCGTTACTACGGTGGTTGCGAGCACGTCGACAAGGTCGAGGCGCTGGCCATCGAGCGCGCCAAGCAGCTGTTCGGTGCCGACTACGCCAACGTCCAGCCGCACTCCGGTTCCTCGGCCAACAGCGCCGTGTACCTGGCTCTGCTGCAGGCCGGCGACACCATCCTGGGCATGAGCCTGGCCCATGGCGGTCACCTGACCCACGGCGCCAAAGTGTCGTCCTCGGGCAAGCTGTACAACGCCGTTCAGTACGGCATCGACACCAATACTGGCCTGATCGACTACGACGAAGTCGAGCGCCTGGCCGTCGAGCACAAGCCGAAGATGATCGTTGCCGGCTTCTCGGCGTACTCCAAGACCCTCGACTTCCCACGCTTCCGCGCCATCGCTGACAAGGTCGGTGCGCTGTTGTTCGTCGACATGGCCCACGTTGCGGGTCTGGTCGCTGCCGGCCTGTACCCCAACCCGATTCCGTTCGCTGACGTGGTCACCACCACCACCCACAAGACCCTGCGCGGTCCACGTGGCGGTCTGATCCTGGCCAAGGCCAACGAAGAGATCGAGAAGAAGCTCAACGCTGCGGTCTTCCCGGGCGCCCAGGGTGGCCCGCTGATGCACGTCATCGCCGGCAAGGCAGTGTGCTTTAAAGAAGCGCTGGAGCCAGGCTTCAAGGCCTACCAGCAGCAAGTGATCGACAACGCCCAGGCCATGGCCCAGGTGTTCATCGACCGCGGCTACGACGTGGTTTCCGGTGGTACCGACAACCACCTGTTCCTGGTCAGCCTGATCCGTCAGGGCCTGACTGGCAAAGATGCCGACGCCGCCCTGGGCCGTGCGCACATCACCGTCAACAAGAACGCCGTACCCAACGATCCACAATCGCCGTTCGTGACCTCGGGCCTGCGCATCGGCACCCCGGCCGTCACGACCCGTGGCTTCAAGGTCGCCCAGTGCAAAGAGCTGGCTGGCTGGATCTGCGACATCCTCGATCACCTGGGTGATGCAGACATCGAAGCCGACGTGGCCAAGCGCGTCTCCGCCCTGTGCGCCGATTACCCGGTTTACCGCTGA
- a CDS encoding low specificity L-threonine aldolase: MPDHTQQFASDNYSGICPEAWAAMDRANRGHERAYGDDQWTQQAADHFRRLFETDCEVFFAFNGTAANSLALASLCQSFHSVICSETAHVETDECGAPEFFSNGSKLLTARTHEGKLTPESIREIALKRQDIHYPKPRVVTLTQATEVGTVYRPDELKAISATCKELGLHLHMDGARFTNACAFLGCSPAELTWKAGVDVLCFGGTKNGMAVGEAILFFNHDLARDFDYRCKQAGQLASKMRFLSAPWVGLLEDGAWLRHGNHANHCAQLLASLVSDLPGVELMFPVEANGVFLQMPEAALEALRNKGWRFYTFIGSGGARFMCSWDTEESRVRALAADIRAIIEA, encoded by the coding sequence ATGCCAGACCACACACAACAATTCGCCAGCGACAACTACTCCGGTATCTGCCCCGAAGCCTGGGCTGCGATGGACCGCGCCAACCGCGGTCACGAACGCGCCTATGGCGACGACCAATGGACGCAACAGGCCGCCGATCACTTCCGCCGCCTGTTCGAAACCGACTGCGAGGTGTTCTTCGCCTTCAACGGCACCGCGGCCAACTCACTGGCCCTGGCCTCGCTGTGCCAGAGTTTTCACAGCGTCATCTGCTCGGAAACCGCCCACGTCGAAACCGACGAGTGTGGCGCCCCGGAGTTCTTCTCCAACGGCTCCAAGCTGCTTACCGCGCGCACTCACGAAGGCAAGCTGACACCTGAGTCGATTCGCGAGATCGCCCTCAAGCGCCAGGACATCCACTACCCCAAACCGCGCGTGGTGACGCTTACCCAGGCCACCGAGGTCGGCACGGTGTACCGCCCCGACGAGCTCAAGGCGATCAGCGCCACCTGCAAGGAACTGGGCCTGCACCTGCACATGGACGGCGCACGCTTCACCAACGCCTGCGCATTCCTCGGCTGCTCACCCGCCGAGCTGACGTGGAAGGCCGGGGTCGATGTGCTGTGCTTTGGCGGCACCAAGAACGGCATGGCGGTCGGCGAGGCGATTCTGTTCTTCAACCACGACCTGGCCCGCGACTTCGACTATCGCTGCAAACAGGCCGGGCAACTGGCCTCGAAAATGCGTTTTCTTTCCGCGCCCTGGGTTGGGCTGTTGGAGGACGGCGCCTGGCTGCGCCACGGCAACCACGCCAACCACTGCGCGCAGTTGCTGGCCTCGCTGGTCAGCGACCTGCCGGGCGTTGAACTGATGTTCCCGGTCGAAGCCAACGGGGTGTTCCTGCAAATGCCGGAGGCGGCGCTCGAAGCGCTGCGCAACAAGGGCTGGCGCTTCTACACCTTCATCGGTAGCGGCGGCGCGCGATTCATGTGTTCGTGGGATACCGAAGAATCGCGCGTGCGTGCGTTGGCGGCGGATATTCGCGCGATCATCGAGGCCTGA
- a CDS encoding cell division protein ZapA: MSLHAQPIKVVSILGTDYSIKAPDGQEETLAAAVRMLNTSLNDTKRQYPTLIGDKLLVLAALNLCSRQIALQHEHQHTLARTQAQIDATVDAIARTIAQP; the protein is encoded by the coding sequence ATGAGCCTGCACGCGCAGCCGATCAAGGTCGTGTCGATTCTGGGCACCGATTACTCGATCAAGGCACCGGACGGCCAGGAAGAAACCCTCGCCGCTGCGGTGCGCATGCTCAACACCAGCCTCAATGACACCAAGCGCCAGTACCCGACCCTGATCGGCGACAAGTTACTGGTGCTGGCCGCGCTGAACCTGTGCTCGCGGCAGATCGCCTTGCAGCACGAGCACCAACACACCCTGGCGCGCACCCAGGCGCAGATCGACGCTACCGTCGATGCCATTGCCCGGACCATCGCGCAGCCCTGA
- the gbcB gene encoding glycine-betaine demethylase subunit GbcB, translating into MSETFLNPVTTQTWVNGRHTVRCVKVIQETWDVRTFCFMADAPIMFFFKPGQFVTLELEIDGKQVMRSYTISSSPSVPYSFSITVKRVPGGHVSNHLHDTLHEGQELAVHGPVGLFNAIDFPASKVLYLSGGVGITPVMSMARWFYDTNANVDMVFVHSARTPKDIIYHRELEQMASRIPNFGLHIICEKHGLGEPWAGYRGYLNQRLMELIAPDYMEREVFCCGPTPYMTAVKRMLEGVGFDMSRYHEESFGATPAEDKANAVEHAEQAADAPEIDESDLNLVEFIGSDKSIRIAPGETVHAAAAKVGLMIPKACGMGICGTCKVLKLGGEVEMEHNGGITEEDEAEGYILSCCSIPKGDVRIDY; encoded by the coding sequence ATGTCCGAAACCTTCCTCAATCCGGTCACCACTCAGACCTGGGTCAATGGCCGGCACACCGTGCGCTGCGTCAAGGTCATCCAGGAGACCTGGGACGTGCGCACCTTCTGCTTCATGGCTGACGCGCCGATCATGTTCTTCTTCAAGCCAGGACAGTTCGTCACCCTCGAGCTTGAGATCGACGGCAAGCAGGTCATGCGCTCGTACACCATCTCGAGCTCGCCATCGGTTCCGTACAGTTTCTCCATCACCGTCAAGCGTGTGCCGGGCGGTCATGTCTCCAACCACCTGCACGACACCCTGCATGAAGGTCAGGAGCTGGCGGTGCACGGCCCGGTCGGTTTGTTCAACGCCATCGACTTCCCGGCCAGCAAGGTGCTGTACCTCTCCGGCGGTGTCGGCATCACCCCGGTGATGTCCATGGCCCGTTGGTTCTACGACACCAACGCCAACGTCGACATGGTCTTCGTGCACAGTGCGCGTACGCCCAAGGACATCATCTACCACCGCGAACTCGAGCAGATGGCCTCGCGCATCCCGAATTTCGGCCTGCACATCATCTGCGAGAAGCACGGCCTGGGCGAACCCTGGGCGGGCTACCGCGGCTACCTGAACCAGCGCCTGATGGAACTGATCGCCCCGGACTACATGGAGCGTGAAGTCTTCTGCTGTGGCCCGACGCCGTACATGACTGCGGTCAAGCGCATGCTCGAAGGTGTCGGCTTCGACATGAGCCGCTACCACGAAGAGTCGTTCGGTGCCACGCCGGCCGAAGACAAGGCAAACGCGGTCGAGCACGCCGAGCAGGCCGCCGATGCGCCGGAAATCGATGAATCCGACCTCAACCTGGTGGAGTTCATCGGCAGCGACAAGAGCATCCGCATCGCCCCGGGCGAAACCGTGCACGCGGCGGCGGCGAAAGTCGGCCTGATGATCCCCAAGGCGTGCGGCATGGGTATCTGCGGCACCTGCAAGGTGCTCAAGCTCGGCGGCGAAGTCGAGATGGAGCACAACGGCGGGATCACCGAGGAAGACGAAGCCGAAGGCTACATTCTGTCGTGCTGCAGTATTCCCAAGGGCGATGTGCGCATCGACTATTGA